The following proteins are co-located in the Opitutaceae bacterium genome:
- a CDS encoding response regulator, whose amino-acid sequence MTFDGKILLVDDEAHVRKFVGLIARTLGNPTLIEASNGSEALEIYQRERPDLVLLDVNMPILDGIGTLRELKKIDPDAVVIMLTSLANRQTVEESLELGASNYLRKDTPKDEIVTRLRDTLEAIFGHEGEGGPSN is encoded by the coding sequence ATGACGTTTGACGGCAAGATACTCCTCGTGGACGACGAGGCCCATGTCAGAAAATTCGTGGGCTTGATCGCGCGCACCCTGGGAAACCCCACCTTGATCGAGGCATCGAACGGCTCAGAGGCGCTGGAGATCTACCAGCGTGAGCGTCCGGACCTGGTCCTGCTCGATGTAAACATGCCCATACTCGACGGCATCGGCACCCTGCGGGAGCTCAAGAAAATCGATCCCGATGCAGTCGTGATCATGCTGACCTCACTTGCCAATCGCCAGACCGTCGAGGAATCGCTCGAACTGGGCGCCTCCAACTACCTCCGCAAGGACACGCCCAAGGATGAAATCGTGACACGCCTCCGCGACACCCTTGAAGCCATTTTTGGCCATGAGGGTGAAGGTGGACCATCAAACTGA
- a CDS encoding hybrid sensor histidine kinase/response regulator, with amino-acid sequence MVPASTCTPDLHGRKILVVDDDRLNIRILSGILHGEGYELAEAHSGDQALEVYPQFQPDLLLMDVEMKGTNGFDTCRRIRAIYGDTAAPVIFITARSESDDVVEGFRAGGVDYLPKPFRANEAIARIRMHLTNRILSEQQRSLVNQLTRANAAKNRFLGMAAHDLRNPLASIRGLAEFLQDPMLGTLNAEQLDLAKTIQTTSHQLLDMVNELLDIATIESGELKIHREPTALGELVQRSVHLMSMEAGRKKTVLSLLPIPSLQPLSLDPAKIRQVIDNLLSNAVKYSPPGSTISIELSLNENGVRLAVRDQGPGIPEGERGRLFKDFGKLSVRPTGGEKSTGLGLAICRNIVDAHRGTITADNMPGGGCEFSISFPLDT; translated from the coding sequence ATGGTTCCCGCTTCAACCTGCACACCTGATCTTCACGGACGAAAGATTCTCGTCGTTGACGACGACCGCCTGAACATCCGCATCCTGAGCGGCATTCTCCATGGCGAGGGTTATGAACTGGCTGAAGCACACTCCGGCGATCAGGCACTGGAAGTCTATCCGCAGTTTCAGCCGGATCTCCTCCTGATGGACGTCGAAATGAAGGGTACCAATGGGTTCGACACCTGCCGCAGGATACGGGCGATATACGGCGATACTGCGGCACCTGTCATCTTCATTACAGCAAGATCCGAATCGGACGACGTGGTGGAAGGCTTCCGTGCCGGTGGAGTCGACTACCTTCCCAAGCCGTTTCGGGCAAATGAAGCCATTGCGCGAATCCGGATGCATCTGACCAACCGCATCCTGAGCGAGCAGCAAAGGAGTCTCGTCAATCAACTGACCCGGGCAAATGCCGCAAAGAACCGCTTTCTGGGAATGGCTGCGCATGACCTGCGCAATCCGCTGGCATCGATCCGCGGGCTGGCCGAGTTCCTGCAGGATCCGATGCTGGGCACGCTGAACGCGGAGCAACTCGACCTGGCGAAAACCATCCAGACCACCAGCCACCAACTGCTCGACATGGTCAACGAGCTGCTCGATATCGCCACGATAGAATCGGGAGAGCTGAAGATCCACCGCGAGCCCACGGCCCTTGGCGAACTCGTTCAGAGATCCGTGCACCTGATGAGCATGGAGGCAGGCAGAAAAAAGACAGTGCTCTCCCTTCTGCCGATTCCCAGTCTCCAGCCGCTTTCACTAGATCCTGCCAAAATCAGGCAGGTCATCGACAACCTGCTGAGCAATGCCGTGAAGTACTCCCCACCGGGATCCACCATCAGCATTGAACTGAGCTTGAACGAAAACGGAGTCCGGCTTGCCGTTCGCGATCAGGGCCCCGGCATTCCCGAGGGTGAACGCGGCAGACTGTTTAAGGATTTCGGTAAACTTTCCGTCAGGCCAACCGGTGGAGAAAAAAGCACCGGGCTTGGCCTTGCCATCTGCAGAAACATCGTCGATGCACACAGGGGCACCATCACAGCTGACAACATGCCTGGGGGCGGCTGTGAGTTCAGCATCTCCTTTCCACTCGATACATGA
- a CDS encoding methionine adenosyltransferase, with product MANSFVFSSESVGEGHPDKVADLISDSVLDACLSVDRTSRVACETLVKSNAVVVAGEITIPKLGARPIDAAINVDRIVREAIREIGYVNADDVFHADKVFIHNLLTTQSPDIAQGVDARRAKGKQTAEQGAGDQGLMFGYACNETPELMPTPVMFAHRLGRELTAIRKSGKARWLRPDAKSQVSIRYRDGKPVEVVNVVISTQHTEDVDHAEIESFLIKNVIRKVIPARLLNSRTEYLINPTGRFVVGGPQGDTGLTGRKIIVDTYGGWGRHGGGAFSGKDPSKVDRSAAYMARWVAKTIVASGLSEIAELQLAYAIGYPKPVSVFVDTFGTGTVADEKIAEAVQDVFSFKPADIVKQLNLLRPIYRQTTNYGHFGKKGLPWEVPSRAGALTAAVKRRA from the coding sequence ATGGCCAATTCCTTTGTTTTTTCCTCCGAATCAGTTGGTGAGGGTCATCCCGACAAGGTCGCCGATCTCATCTCCGACAGTGTTCTCGACGCATGCCTTTCGGTCGACCGGACAAGCCGCGTCGCCTGCGAGACGCTGGTGAAATCGAATGCGGTGGTGGTCGCCGGGGAGATCACCATTCCCAAGCTGGGTGCCCGGCCGATTGATGCCGCCATCAATGTCGACCGCATTGTCCGGGAAGCGATTCGCGAAATCGGCTATGTGAACGCCGACGATGTTTTCCATGCCGACAAGGTTTTCATTCACAACCTGCTGACCACCCAGTCACCTGACATCGCGCAGGGTGTGGATGCCCGAAGGGCGAAAGGAAAACAGACTGCCGAGCAAGGCGCCGGGGATCAGGGACTGATGTTCGGTTATGCCTGCAATGAAACGCCGGAGCTGATGCCGACCCCGGTGATGTTTGCCCACAGACTGGGGCGCGAGCTCACCGCCATTCGCAAGTCGGGAAAGGCCCGCTGGCTTCGCCCGGATGCTAAGTCGCAGGTGTCGATTCGCTATCGCGATGGAAAGCCGGTGGAGGTCGTGAACGTCGTCATCTCGACGCAGCACACCGAGGACGTTGATCACGCCGAGATTGAATCGTTTCTGATCAAGAACGTCATCCGCAAGGTCATTCCTGCGAGGCTGCTGAATTCGAGAACGGAGTACCTGATCAATCCGACAGGACGCTTTGTTGTCGGGGGCCCCCAAGGGGACACGGGGCTCACCGGGCGTAAGATTATTGTGGATACATACGGTGGCTGGGGACGCCATGGCGGGGGGGCGTTTTCCGGGAAGGATCCGTCCAAGGTCGACCGCTCGGCTGCGTACATGGCGCGCTGGGTGGCAAAGACGATCGTGGCTTCAGGTCTCTCCGAAATCGCCGAGCTCCAGCTTGCCTACGCGATCGGTTATCCGAAACCGGTCAGCGTTTTTGTGGACACGTTTGGAACGGGAACGGTGGCGGACGAGAAGATCGCGGAGGCCGTCCAGGATGTTTTCAGCTTCAAACCTGCGGACATTGTGAAGCAGCTCAATTTGCTGAGGCCGATTTACCGGCAGACGACGAACTACGGTCATTTTGGCAAGAAGGGCCTGCCGTGGGAGGTTCCCAGCAGGGCCGGCGCATTGACCGCAGCCGTCAAGCGCCGCGCGTAA
- a CDS encoding adenosylhomocysteinase, translating to MGSALAKPSTAHDFNVKDISLADWGRKEINVAEHEMPGLVSLRKKHGAAKPLKGVRITGSLHMTIQTAVLIETLVELGASVRWASCNIFSTQDHAAAAIAKAGVPVFAWKGETLEEYWDLTWKALSHPGGKGPQLVVDDGGDVTLLLHKGYELENGSDWVDSASGSHEEQVIKNLLKRIHAEDPLVFSRMVKDWRGVSEETTTGVHRLYQLHEKGALLVPAINVNDSVTKSKFDNLYGCRESLADGLKRATDVMIAGKVACVCGYGDVGKGSAHSLRGFGARVIVTEVDPINALQAAMEGFEVNTVESTLGTADIYVTTTGNRDVITLEHIQRMKDQAIICNIGHFDNEIQVDRLYKSAGTRRITIKPQYDQFVLANGRSIYLLAEGRLVNLGCATGHPSFVMSNSFTNQTLAQLDLWEKRDSYKVGVYRLPKHLDEEVARLHLEKIGAKLTVLTKEQAAYLGVPVQGPYKPEHYRY from the coding sequence ATGGGTTCAGCACTCGCCAAACCTTCCACCGCTCACGATTTCAACGTAAAGGACATTTCTCTGGCCGATTGGGGTCGAAAGGAAATCAACGTTGCCGAGCACGAAATGCCGGGACTGGTTTCACTGCGCAAGAAGCACGGTGCGGCAAAACCGCTCAAGGGCGTGCGCATCACCGGGTCACTGCACATGACGATTCAGACGGCGGTTCTCATTGAGACGCTTGTCGAACTCGGCGCCTCCGTCCGATGGGCTTCGTGCAACATTTTCTCCACGCAGGATCATGCCGCCGCCGCCATTGCAAAGGCCGGGGTTCCGGTGTTCGCCTGGAAGGGAGAGACGCTCGAGGAGTACTGGGACCTCACCTGGAAAGCGCTCAGTCATCCCGGTGGCAAGGGACCGCAGCTCGTCGTCGATGACGGGGGCGATGTCACGCTTCTGCTGCACAAGGGCTACGAACTTGAGAATGGATCGGACTGGGTCGACTCCGCGTCCGGTTCGCACGAGGAGCAGGTCATCAAGAATCTCCTGAAGCGGATACACGCGGAGGATCCGCTGGTCTTCTCGCGCATGGTGAAGGACTGGCGCGGTGTCTCTGAGGAAACCACGACGGGCGTGCACCGGCTCTACCAGTTGCACGAAAAGGGCGCGCTGCTGGTGCCCGCGATCAATGTGAACGATTCGGTCACGAAGTCGAAATTCGACAATCTCTACGGTTGCCGGGAATCGCTCGCGGATGGACTGAAACGCGCGACCGACGTCATGATCGCGGGCAAGGTCGCGTGCGTTTGCGGCTACGGCGACGTCGGCAAGGGCTCGGCGCATTCACTCCGCGGTTTCGGCGCGCGGGTCATCGTGACGGAGGTCGATCCGATCAACGCATTGCAGGCCGCGATGGAAGGCTTCGAGGTCAATACCGTTGAAAGCACGCTGGGCACCGCCGACATCTATGTGACGACGACGGGCAACCGCGACGTCATCACACTCGAGCACATCCAGCGGATGAAGGATCAGGCGATCATCTGCAACATCGGGCATTTCGACAATGAGATCCAGGTCGACCGCCTCTACAAGTCCGCGGGAACGCGGCGCATCACCATCAAGCCGCAGTATGACCAGTTCGTTCTCGCGAACGGCCGCAGCATCTACCTTCTCGCGGAGGGCCGCCTCGTGAACCTGGGCTGTGCGACGGGCCATCCGTCGTTTGTGATGTCGAATTCCTTCACGAACCAAACACTGGCGCAGCTCGACCTCTGGGAAAAACGCGATTCCTACAAGGTCGGGGTCTATCGCCTGCCGAAGCACCTCGATGAAGAGGTTGCGCGGCTGCATCTGGAAAAGATCGGGGCGAAGCTGACTGTTCTTACAAAGGAGCAGGCAGCCTATCTGGGCGTGCCAGTGCAGGGGCCCTACAAGCCAGAGCACTACCGGTACTGA
- a CDS encoding IS110 family transposase: MNNNIHKIDGERVAVEMAMTVKLGLDLHARDVVVCRQNDGQQPKPVCRMTHKELLDLVAGLIAAGHRVESCYEAGPCGYGLHRKLIQMGARNRVIVPRKWDAEGRRVKTDRRDAREICDALDRYLRGSTTAFSVVYVPTEEQEETRALGRQRGMLVKERQRCVVRGHGLMLTAGVQADPDWWHPKAWSELAKTLPPELRARIETWQRQALHFESEIEAWTKRVESMGEKQILVKGLGLLTNTLLGMEVCDWARFGGRRKVGGYSGLCPSEYSTGTRRRQGSISKHGNPRMRHLLVEAAWRLLRWQPDYPPLKKLRQALGARARKRAVVAVARRLAIDLWRIHTGRCTPEQLGLKVG; the protein is encoded by the coding sequence ATGAATAATAACATACATAAAATAGATGGTGAGCGTGTCGCTGTCGAGATGGCGATGACGGTTAAGTTGGGGCTGGATCTGCACGCCAGGGATGTGGTGGTCTGCCGTCAGAATGACGGGCAGCAGCCGAAGCCAGTGTGCAGAATGACGCACAAAGAGTTGCTGGATCTGGTTGCGGGGCTGATCGCCGCAGGACACCGTGTGGAGAGTTGCTACGAGGCCGGACCGTGCGGATACGGGTTGCATCGCAAGTTGATCCAGATGGGAGCGCGCAATCGGGTGATCGTGCCTCGGAAATGGGACGCGGAAGGCAGGCGTGTGAAGACTGATCGCAGGGATGCCCGGGAGATCTGTGATGCGCTGGACCGATACCTGCGAGGCAGCACCACTGCCTTTTCGGTGGTGTACGTTCCGACGGAGGAACAGGAAGAGACTCGAGCGTTGGGTCGGCAACGGGGAATGCTGGTGAAGGAGCGCCAGCGCTGTGTGGTGCGGGGTCACGGCTTGATGCTGACCGCCGGTGTGCAGGCGGATCCAGACTGGTGGCATCCCAAGGCCTGGAGTGAGCTGGCGAAGACATTGCCGCCGGAGCTGCGCGCACGGATAGAGACCTGGCAGCGTCAAGCGCTGCATTTTGAATCCGAGATAGAAGCGTGGACCAAGCGGGTTGAGAGTATGGGCGAGAAACAGATTCTGGTGAAAGGACTGGGTCTGCTCACGAACACACTCCTGGGAATGGAGGTGTGCGATTGGGCCCGCTTTGGCGGTCGTCGAAAGGTGGGAGGGTACAGCGGATTGTGCCCGAGTGAGTACTCGACGGGGACACGTCGCCGTCAGGGCAGCATCTCCAAGCACGGAAACCCTCGAATGCGTCACCTGCTCGTCGAGGCCGCCTGGCGTCTGCTGCGCTGGCAGCCCGACTACCCTCCGCTGAAAAAACTGCGCCAGGCGCTCGGCGCCCGTGCACGCAAACGAGCCGTGGTCGCAGTCGCGCGACGGCTCGCAATCGATTTATGGCGCATCCACACCGGTCGCTGCACGCCCGAACAGCTGGGCCTGAAAGTGGGTTGA
- a CDS encoding NADPH-dependent assimilatory sulfite reductase hemoprotein subunit, which yields MPSPAAAPAKPFVANEGIKLASNFLRGTIAEDLRDASTGAISDNSSLLTKFHGLYLQDDRDQRIALKRAGKEKAFSFMLRVRLPGGRCTPQQWLVLDSLADQFGIQSLRLTTRQTFQFHGVLKGNLKPLIKGLNSVLLDSIAACGDVNRNVMAPPNPERSPVLQQVYEQAKAWSEYVLPKTRAYHEIWLDDVRVAGGEPEIEPIYGATYLPRKFKTGFALPPSNDVDLFSQDLGFIAIVENDRLVGYNLAIGGGQGMSHGNVETYSRLADVVGFLTPEQVIPVGTAVLTTQRDHGDRTNRKHARLKYTIDDRGLDWFKAEVERRSGVTLSPARPYQFTTIQDPLGWHACADGTWFYGLHILSGRIKDAPGWEMKKALREIAAFHTGDFRLTASQNLTISGVSTEAKARIDEVLGRYNLTAENARSGMRLNALSCVALPSCGLALAESERALPDLLARFETILEEAGLRDDAISLRITGCPNGCARPYLAEIGFVGKAPGKYAIYLGANYEGTRLNRLFAASLTIDDALAQLTPIIKRFALERNERERFGDWCERVILPKDATFHSVGTRT from the coding sequence GTGCCATCACCCGCCGCGGCGCCCGCGAAGCCGTTTGTTGCCAATGAGGGAATCAAACTCGCCTCAAATTTTCTCCGGGGAACGATTGCGGAGGACCTGAGGGACGCTTCGACCGGCGCGATTTCGGACAATAGCAGTCTACTGACGAAGTTTCACGGACTCTACCTTCAGGATGATCGCGATCAGCGCATCGCCTTGAAGAGGGCGGGAAAGGAAAAGGCGTTTTCATTCATGCTGCGGGTCCGCTTGCCTGGAGGGCGGTGCACACCGCAGCAGTGGCTGGTTCTTGATTCGCTGGCCGATCAGTTCGGCATCCAGTCCCTCCGGCTGACAACCCGTCAGACCTTTCAGTTTCACGGCGTGCTCAAGGGGAATCTGAAGCCCTTGATCAAGGGCTTGAATTCCGTGCTGCTGGATTCGATTGCCGCCTGCGGCGATGTGAATCGAAACGTCATGGCTCCGCCGAATCCGGAGCGCAGCCCGGTGCTCCAGCAGGTGTACGAACAGGCGAAGGCGTGGAGCGAATACGTGCTGCCGAAGACACGCGCCTATCACGAGATCTGGCTCGACGATGTGCGTGTCGCCGGTGGTGAACCCGAGATCGAACCGATCTATGGTGCGACCTATCTTCCGCGCAAGTTCAAGACGGGGTTTGCGCTGCCGCCGTCAAATGACGTGGACCTCTTTTCCCAGGACCTTGGTTTCATTGCGATCGTTGAGAACGATCGCCTCGTGGGCTACAATCTTGCGATCGGCGGTGGGCAGGGCATGAGTCATGGCAATGTCGAGACATATTCCCGCCTCGCCGATGTCGTGGGTTTCCTGACGCCTGAACAGGTCATTCCGGTTGGCACGGCCGTGCTGACGACCCAGCGGGATCACGGCGACCGGACCAACCGCAAGCATGCGCGCTTGAAGTACACGATCGACGATCGCGGACTGGACTGGTTCAAGGCGGAGGTGGAAAGGCGGTCGGGAGTGACGCTTAGTCCGGCGCGCCCGTATCAATTCACCACGATCCAGGATCCACTTGGCTGGCATGCATGTGCCGATGGAACCTGGTTCTACGGCCTGCACATCCTCAGTGGCCGCATCAAGGACGCCCCCGGGTGGGAGATGAAGAAGGCCCTCCGCGAGATTGCCGCGTTTCACACGGGCGATTTCAGGCTTACAGCATCGCAGAACCTCACAATTTCCGGCGTCTCGACCGAAGCCAAGGCTCGTATCGATGAGGTTCTGGGCCGCTACAATCTCACGGCGGAGAATGCGCGATCCGGCATGCGTCTGAACGCGCTGTCCTGCGTGGCGCTTCCCAGCTGCGGTCTCGCGCTCGCTGAAAGCGAGCGTGCGCTGCCCGATTTGCTGGCGCGCTTTGAAACGATCCTCGAGGAGGCGGGTTTGCGGGATGACGCCATCAGTCTGCGGATCACCGGATGCCCGAACGGGTGTGCGCGTCCGTACCTCGCGGAAATCGGTTTTGTGGGCAAGGCACCTGGAAAGTACGCGATCTATCTGGGAGCCAACTACGAGGGAACCCGGCTGAACCGCCTCTTTGCCGCCAGCCTGACCATCGATGACGCACTGGCTCAACTGACACCCATCATCAAGCGCTTCGCATTGGAGCGGAATGAGAGGGAACGGTTTGGCGACTGGTGTGAGCGGGTGATCCTTCCGAAGGATGCCACGTTTCATTCGGTTGGCACCAGGACATAA
- a CDS encoding MFS transporter — protein sequence MTSSSGSPIARYAWMVVALLFPVALLNYLDRQMLATMKGSMVDDIPSIANKADWGLVLGCFKWTYAVLSPFGGYVADRFSKRWVICGSLFMWSAVTWWTGHVTSFHELVLVRSLMGVSEAFYIPAALALISEYHAGSTKSRAVGCHQAGIYIGQILGGFAGYIAASPDHGWRWAFTTCGMLGVIYALPLLAALRDPVRSVEQAAEAKVARSGVLRGLLGDRNFLLLVLYFTLPAIAGWVVRDWMPEILREKFNLGQGKAGVSAILYVQIASIVGVIIGGSLADRWMKKTNRGRIFTSAIGMVMFLPALFSVGHASTLTIAIVGLIIFGLGWGFFDCNNMPILSQIARPEWRATGYGIMNLVSISCGGFGDWGFGVLRDRHVPLDVIFGAFAGVALLSVVIVMLIKVGANADRKA from the coding sequence ATGACTTCCTCTTCCGGCTCCCCGATTGCCCGCTATGCATGGATGGTGGTGGCACTGCTGTTTCCGGTGGCGCTGCTCAACTACCTGGATCGCCAGATGCTGGCGACGATGAAGGGCTCGATGGTCGACGACATCCCAAGCATCGCAAACAAGGCGGACTGGGGGCTGGTGCTGGGATGCTTCAAGTGGACCTACGCGGTGCTGAGTCCGTTTGGAGGCTACGTGGCGGACCGTTTCAGCAAGCGCTGGGTGATCTGCGGCAGCCTGTTCATGTGGTCGGCTGTCACCTGGTGGACGGGTCACGTGACTTCCTTTCACGAACTCGTGCTTGTGCGCTCATTGATGGGCGTCAGCGAGGCTTTCTACATTCCCGCGGCGCTGGCTTTGATCTCGGAGTATCACGCCGGCAGCACGAAATCGCGGGCGGTGGGTTGCCACCAGGCAGGCATTTACATCGGTCAGATTCTCGGCGGCTTCGCGGGTTACATCGCCGCTTCCCCCGACCATGGCTGGCGATGGGCGTTCACCACCTGCGGCATGCTGGGCGTCATCTATGCGCTTCCGCTGCTTGCTGCACTCCGGGATCCGGTGCGATCGGTTGAGCAGGCCGCGGAGGCAAAGGTCGCCCGGAGCGGCGTGCTGCGCGGGTTGCTGGGAGACAGGAATTTTCTCCTGTTGGTGCTGTACTTCACGCTGCCGGCGATCGCCGGCTGGGTGGTGCGCGACTGGATGCCCGAGATCCTGCGCGAAAAATTCAATCTCGGTCAGGGCAAGGCGGGTGTCAGCGCGATCCTTTACGTGCAGATTGCATCGATCGTCGGCGTGATCATCGGCGGCTCACTGGCGGATCGCTGGATGAAGAAAACCAACCGTGGAAGGATTTTCACGAGCGCGATTGGCATGGTGATGTTTCTCCCCGCGCTGTTCAGTGTCGGGCATGCGTCAACGCTGACGATCGCGATCGTCGGCCTGATCATCTTCGGCCTTGGCTGGGGATTCTTCGACTGCAACAACATGCCGATTCTCTCCCAGATCGCACGTCCGGAATGGCGCGCCACCGGCTACGGAATCATGAATCTGGTCAGCATCAGCTGCGGTGGATTCGGCGACTGGGGCTTTGGCGTCCTTCGCGACCGGCATGTGCCGCTGGACGTGATTTTTGGTGCGTTCGCGGGCGTCGCATTGCTGTCGGTGGTCATAGTGATGCTGATCAAGGTGGGCGCGAACGCCGATCGGAAGGCATGA
- a CDS encoding DUF2384 domain-containing protein: protein MLKKRKLTARPALTGTFRFAHRKVHDYSRLLQHYRNTFSLPQPLLVRLTGFSPRSVAKWSQGEPPSAKQEKALVEMDRLLDGLARVMEPVEVGRWLKQPNSAFEGSTPLQVIERGETDRIWHMLYDLESGQPG from the coding sequence ATGCTCAAGAAACGAAAGCTCACCGCCAGGCCGGCGCTGACTGGAACATTTCGTTTTGCCCACCGGAAGGTTCATGACTATTCGCGATTGCTCCAGCACTATAGAAACACCTTCAGCCTGCCTCAGCCGCTGCTCGTGCGGTTGACCGGATTTTCACCGCGTTCAGTGGCAAAATGGAGCCAGGGGGAGCCGCCATCCGCGAAACAGGAGAAGGCGCTGGTTGAGATGGATCGCCTGCTCGACGGGCTGGCACGTGTCATGGAGCCGGTCGAGGTGGGCCGCTGGCTGAAACAGCCCAATTCCGCCTTCGAGGGATCAACACCCCTCCAGGTCATCGAGCGCGGCGAGACGGATCGCATCTGGCACATGTTGTACGACCTGGAGTCAGGGCAGCCAGGATAG
- a CDS encoding RES family NAD+ phosphorylase: MAPILKPNPRYAEFHETLATHPQWLKPWTGTLFRFQTINFPTARDIISGAGARMRGGRWNPPGLAAVYGSTSDSIALEECRAHDRYYGVVTKGPRVLVAIEVRLTKVLDLRLPSLRRALHITQRELASEDWRKLMQTRQESQTQALGRAAAAIGASGMLVNSANARSGTNGVVFPSAHPDDCIEVVEGEKLARFSLKPKS, encoded by the coding sequence ATGGCGCCTATATTGAAGCCAAACCCACGTTATGCGGAATTTCATGAGACTCTGGCGACGCACCCTCAGTGGCTGAAACCCTGGACTGGGACGCTTTTTCGATTCCAGACCATCAATTTCCCGACTGCCAGAGACATCATCAGCGGAGCGGGGGCCCGGATGCGGGGCGGTCGCTGGAACCCGCCTGGACTGGCTGCAGTCTATGGAAGCACATCCGATTCAATCGCATTGGAGGAATGCCGGGCTCACGATCGCTACTACGGCGTAGTGACCAAAGGTCCTCGGGTCCTGGTCGCAATCGAGGTTCGATTGACCAAAGTGCTGGACCTGAGATTGCCCAGCCTGCGGCGCGCACTGCACATTACTCAAAGAGAACTTGCGTCGGAAGACTGGCGCAAACTCATGCAGACCAGGCAGGAAAGTCAGACTCAGGCGCTGGGCCGCGCCGCGGCGGCGATCGGCGCCAGCGGAATGCTGGTAAACTCCGCCAACGCACGAAGTGGAACAAACGGAGTCGTTTTCCCCAGTGCTCATCCCGACGATTGTATCGAGGTGGTCGAGGGTGAGAAACTGGCTAGATTCAGTTTGAAGCCCAAGTCTTGA
- a CDS encoding PTS sugar transporter subunit IIA: MSHRTFNIEELREYLHLANGDVERLMREAGLPHETRGGRIIFRRSAIDAWASQRILQLPEKRLDIYHEKSTRGTRDVLPQAALIPELLHRDYIDLELTSKTASSVLRDMVALAQKTDRLLDPRELLASIIEREEMCPTALPGGIALPHPRNHEPYRYEGSFLVLGRTIQGVPFSAPDGHHTHLFFLICCQDDRLHLHTLARLCVLVMKTDIIARLNESTSPEQAFDALIAAEKSVLPAAR, translated from the coding sequence ATGTCGCATCGAACCTTCAACATCGAGGAACTGCGTGAGTACCTTCACCTCGCCAACGGCGATGTCGAACGGCTCATGCGCGAGGCCGGTCTTCCGCATGAAACCCGGGGTGGACGCATCATCTTCCGGCGCTCCGCCATCGATGCCTGGGCGTCGCAGCGCATTCTCCAGCTCCCGGAGAAGCGACTCGACATCTATCACGAGAAGTCCACCCGCGGCACCCGCGATGTCCTGCCCCAGGCGGCGCTCATTCCCGAGCTGCTTCACCGCGACTACATCGACCTCGAGCTCACATCGAAGACGGCGTCCTCGGTCCTGCGCGACATGGTGGCGCTCGCGCAGAAGACCGACCGCCTGCTTGACCCGCGCGAACTCCTCGCGAGCATCATCGAGCGCGAGGAGATGTGTCCGACGGCACTCCCCGGCGGTATTGCGCTTCCCCACCCGCGCAACCATGAGCCCTATCGCTATGAAGGCTCCTTCCTGGTGCTCGGCCGCACAATTCAAGGCGTGCCGTTCAGCGCCCCCGACGGTCACCACACCCACCTCTTTTTCCTGATCTGCTGCCAGGACGACCGCCTCCACCTCCACACCCTGGCCCGCCTCTGCGTGCTGGTCATGAAGACCGACATCATTGCGCGGTTAAACGAATCCACCTCCCCCGAGCAGGCTTTCGACGCCCTGATCGCCGCGGAAAAATCCGTGCTCCCTGCCGCGAGGTGA